The proteins below come from a single Drosophila subpulchrella strain 33 F10 #4 breed RU33 unplaced genomic scaffold, RU_Dsub_v1.1 Primary Assembly Seq86, whole genome shotgun sequence genomic window:
- the LOC119562713 gene encoding eukaryotic initiation factor 4A isoform X2, whose amino-acid sequence MDDRSEIAQDGPASMDPEGVIESTWHEVYDNFDDMNLREELLRGIYGYGFEKPSAIQQRAIIPCVKGRDVIAQAQSGTGKTATFSIAILQQIDTSIRECQALILAPTRELATQIQRVVMALGEYMKVHSHACIGGTNVREDARILESGCHVVVGTPGRVYDMINRKVLRTQYIKLFVLDEADEMLSRGFKDQIQDVFKMLPPDVQVILLSATMPPDVLEVSRCFMREPVSILVKKEELTLEGIKQFYVNVKQENWKLGTLCDLYDTLSITQSVIFCNTRRKVDQLTQEMSSHNFTVSAMHGDMEQRDREVIMKQFRSGSSRVLITTDLLARGIDVQQVSLVINYDLPSNRENYIHRIGRGGRFGRKGVAINFITDDDRRILKDIEQFYHTTIEEMPANIADLI is encoded by the exons AT GGATGACCGAAGTGAAATAGCTCAGGATGGTCCCGCCAGCATGGACCCCGAGGGAGTCATCGAGTCCACCTGGCACGAGGTGTACGACAACTTCGATGATATGAACTTGCGCGAGGAGCTGCTGCGCGGAATCTACGGCTACGGGTTTGAGAAACCGTCGGCCATCCAGCAGCGCGCCATCATTCCCTGTGTCAAGGGTCGCGACGTCATTGCCCAGGCACAGTCGG GAACTGGCAAGACTGCCACCTTCTCGATTGCTATCCTTCAGCAGATCGATACTTCCATTCGCGAGTGCCAGGCGCTGATTTTGGCGCCAACTCGCGAGCTGGCCACGCAGATCCAGCGCGTGGTGATGGCTCTCGGAGAGTACATGAAGGTGCACTCGCACGCCTGCATCGGTGGCACTAACGTGCGCGAGGACGCCCGCATCCTGGAATCCGGCTGCCATGTCGTGGTGGGCACGCCTGGTCGCGTCTACGACATGATCAACCGTAAGGTGCTGCGCACCCAGTATATCAAGCTGTTTGTGCTCGATGAGGCCGACGAGATGTTGTCGCGTGGTTTCAAGGACCAGATCCAGGACGTGTTCAAGATGTTGCCCCCAGACGTGCAGGTCATCCTTCTGTCCGCCACTATGCCTCCGGATGTGCTCGAAGTGAGCCGGTGCTTCATGCGCGAACCAGTCAGCATTCTGGTGAAGAAGGAAGAATTGACTCTCGAGGGCATCAAGCAGTTTTACGTGAACGTTAAGCAAGAAAATTGGAAACTGGGTACCCTATGCGATCTGTACGATACGCTGTCCATTACTCAGTCGGTTATCTTCTGCAATACCCGTCGCAAG GTGGACCAGTTGACCCAGGAGATGTCGAGCCACAACTTCACCGTTTCGGCTATGCACGGCGACATGGAGCAGCGTGATCGCGAGGTCATCATGAAACAATTCCGTTCGGGCTCTTCTCGTGTTTTGATTACTACTGATTTACTGGCGCGTGGTATTGATGTGCAGCAGGTCTCTTTGGTCATAAATTACGATCTGCCCTCAAACCGCGAGAACTACATCCATAG GATTGGTCGTGGTGGTCGATTCGGTCGCAAGGGTGTAGCGATTAACTTTATAACAGATGATGATCGACGAATCCTTAAGGATATTGAACAATTCTACCATACAACAATTGAGGAaatgcctgcaaacattgccgatttgatttaa
- the LOC119562717 gene encoding uncharacterized protein LOC119562717, producing MNGCGESIPIKKTIGKEVAERLFTLMDILPGVSSQRKTITNTISDELSIGELLDSTSISYLAAKTELEGPLSSVGWSRKRTPAAASAEQPRSQPGSHSHKAHMAYW from the exons ATGAATGGATGTGGTGAAAGTATTCCAATCAAGAAAACCATTGGGAAGGAGGTTGCCGAGAGGCTTTTCACCTtaatggacatcctgccgggtgtgtcctcgcaaagaaa AACCATTACAAatacgatctccgacgagctctccattgggGAATTGCTGGACTCCACCAGCatcagctacttggcagctaagACGGAGCTGGAAGGGCCGCTGTCTTCTGTAGGGTGGAGTAGAAAAAGGACGCCcgctgcagcatcagcggaacAACCCCGATCCCAACCCGGCTCCCACTCTCATAAGGCTCATATGGCATATTGGTAA